A genomic stretch from Hydrogenimonas urashimensis includes:
- the metE gene encoding 5-methyltetrahydropteroyltriglutamate--homocysteine S-methyltransferase: MSETLGTWVMGFARIGEKRELKKALEAYWRGQSGFEAVLETADMLKKRHWTYQKEAGIDAVSVNDFSLYDQTLDMVEMLGLTPDRFKDIDDPTQRYFAMARGDADHTAMEMTKWFNTNYHYIVPELKAGMAWSVNVQKIVDEYEAAKAQGITPKINLIGPLTFLGNAKRIDTPDGDALSLFGEILPAYEALVKALAGLDSRVTLQVEEPILVTDKASQVSLLCKEAYTRLAGVAENVDLYVVTYFDHAKEAVAQLVQTPIKGIGLDFVHGEENVGVVEAIAESGKTLIAGVVDGRNIWVSDIEEKVRFLERLAEKMEKEKIVVSTSCSLLHVPYTLKYEEKMDDDIKSWLAFGVEKLDEVALIHKIFHRGANYLNAKEAMAYAKNREANAQRRTSPRIHDEAVQSRMADIKALKKQRIPFSERIGRQHACFGYPPLCTTTIGSFPQTPEVRAVRRDFKKGAIGEAEYVEKMKGFIRDCVAFQEEIGLEVLVHGEFERNDMVEYFGEQLKGVAFSENGWVQSYGSRCVKPPIIYGDVSRPEPMTVFWSTYAQSLTEKPMKGMLTGPVTILNWSFVRDDQPRSETCYQIAFAIRDEVDDLQKAGIGMIQVDEAAFKEGYPLRVSKRPAYERFALESFWIATNVAEPETQIHTHMCYSDFNDIIETIEAMDADVISIETARSGNVLLKVFKSYGYEKEIGPGVYDIHSPRIPSVEEIEKQIEALLEVLPARQLWINPDCGLKTRRWEEVKPSLQHMVEATIRVRERL, from the coding sequence ATGTCCGAAACATTGGGAACATGGGTGATGGGGTTCGCCCGTATCGGTGAAAAGAGAGAGTTGAAAAAGGCGCTGGAAGCCTACTGGAGAGGCCAGAGCGGTTTCGAAGCCGTTTTGGAGACGGCGGATATGCTGAAAAAGCGCCACTGGACGTATCAAAAAGAGGCAGGTATTGATGCCGTCAGCGTCAACGATTTTTCGCTTTATGACCAGACGCTGGATATGGTGGAGATGTTGGGTCTGACACCCGATCGATTCAAGGATATCGACGATCCTACGCAGCGCTATTTCGCCATGGCGAGGGGCGATGCGGATCATACGGCGATGGAGATGACCAAATGGTTCAACACCAACTACCACTACATCGTTCCTGAACTCAAAGCCGGCATGGCATGGTCGGTCAATGTGCAAAAGATCGTCGACGAGTACGAAGCGGCCAAAGCCCAGGGGATTACGCCGAAGATCAATCTGATCGGCCCGCTGACATTTTTAGGTAACGCCAAGCGGATCGATACGCCGGATGGGGATGCTCTCTCGCTCTTTGGAGAGATCCTCCCTGCCTACGAAGCACTGGTGAAAGCGCTTGCCGGGCTGGATAGTCGGGTGACGCTCCAGGTGGAAGAGCCGATACTGGTGACCGACAAAGCGTCGCAGGTATCGCTGCTTTGCAAAGAGGCCTATACGCGCCTGGCCGGGGTTGCGGAAAATGTCGATCTTTACGTTGTGACCTACTTCGATCACGCCAAAGAGGCGGTGGCACAGTTGGTACAAACGCCTATCAAAGGTATAGGCCTCGATTTCGTCCACGGTGAAGAGAATGTCGGGGTCGTCGAAGCGATCGCCGAAAGTGGCAAAACGCTGATCGCCGGGGTTGTCGACGGACGCAATATCTGGGTCAGCGATATCGAAGAGAAGGTCCGGTTTTTGGAAAGGCTTGCCGAAAAGATGGAGAAAGAGAAGATCGTCGTATCGACCTCCTGCTCTTTGCTGCATGTGCCATACACGCTCAAGTACGAAGAAAAGATGGACGACGACATCAAATCGTGGCTCGCATTCGGTGTGGAGAAACTGGACGAAGTGGCGCTCATTCATAAAATTTTCCATCGGGGGGCCAACTATCTGAATGCCAAGGAGGCGATGGCTTATGCCAAAAACCGTGAAGCCAACGCACAGAGGCGGACTTCACCGCGAATTCATGATGAAGCGGTGCAAAGCAGGATGGCGGATATCAAAGCGCTCAAAAAACAGCGCATTCCTTTTTCCGAGCGGATTGGACGCCAGCATGCGTGTTTTGGCTATCCGCCCCTTTGCACCACCACGATCGGCAGTTTCCCCCAGACGCCGGAGGTGCGTGCCGTACGGAGAGATTTCAAAAAAGGGGCGATCGGCGAAGCCGAATATGTGGAAAAGATGAAGGGGTTCATCCGCGATTGCGTCGCCTTCCAGGAGGAGATCGGGCTTGAGGTGCTGGTGCACGGCGAGTTCGAGCGCAACGATATGGTCGAATATTTCGGTGAGCAGCTCAAAGGGGTGGCTTTCAGCGAAAACGGCTGGGTGCAGAGTTACGGCAGCCGCTGCGTCAAACCGCCCATTATCTACGGTGACGTGAGCCGGCCAGAGCCGATGACGGTTTTTTGGAGCACCTACGCCCAGAGCCTGACCGAAAAACCGATGAAAGGGATGCTCACCGGCCCCGTGACGATTCTCAACTGGTCCTTCGTACGCGACGACCAGCCCCGCAGTGAAACTTGCTACCAGATCGCTTTTGCGATCCGTGACGAAGTGGACGACCTGCAAAAAGCGGGGATCGGCATGATCCAGGTGGATGAAGCGGCCTTCAAAGAGGGGTACCCTCTAAGAGTCTCCAAACGCCCGGCTTATGAGCGGTTCGCATTGGAAAGTTTCTGGATCGCCACCAACGTGGCCGAGCCAGAGACGCAGATTCATACCCACATGTGTTACAGCGATTTCAACGACATCATCGAAACGATCGAAGCGATGGATGCCGACGTCATCTCCATCGAAACAGCGCGAAGCGGCAACGTGCTTCTCAAAGTCTTCAAATCCTACGGGTACGAAAAAGAGATCGGGCCGGGGGTCTACGACATCCATTCGCCACGCATTCCGAGCGTCGAAGAGATCGAAAAGCAGATCGAAGCCCTGTTGGAGGTACTGCCCGCCAGACAACTCTGGATCAATCCCGACTGCGGCCTGAAAACCCGCCGCTGGGAAGAGGTGAAACCGAGCCTACAACATATGGTGGAGGCGACGATAAGAGTGAGAGAAAGACTTTGA